The Akkermansia muciniphila genome contains a region encoding:
- a CDS encoding LamG-like jellyroll fold domain-containing protein → MKLSLYLTMFLLCSGLGAQAAELRYFYDFNELNGTLSSLNNNNLAGPDAGSATFSGGGWINYTAGYEGLGYDSRANGGQLTLGSSSTGLGLNTTEGFSLSIAVKDFSPGNNHSTTKWNSMLTFTSGSGQNMYLQKDSGDTSTAGQWAAYCGGNVGNWANLTVSKDSFSNIIITFQNGELNIYLDGQRRITASGVNFSGDVQSLKLGSSADTTMDDLQLYSGVLNDAEIAALAANPALPVPEPATATLSLLGLASLCMLRRRS, encoded by the coding sequence ATGAAACTTTCTCTGTACCTTACCATGTTCCTGCTTTGCTCGGGATTGGGAGCCCAGGCCGCCGAACTGAGATATTTTTATGATTTCAACGAGCTGAACGGCACTCTGTCTTCCCTGAACAACAATAATCTGGCCGGACCGGACGCCGGCTCCGCCACCTTCAGCGGGGGCGGCTGGATCAATTACACGGCGGGATATGAGGGGCTGGGATACGACAGCCGCGCGAACGGCGGACAGCTTACGCTGGGCTCTTCCAGCACCGGACTGGGCCTGAATACCACGGAAGGATTCAGCCTTTCCATTGCCGTGAAGGATTTTTCTCCGGGCAACAACCACTCCACGACCAAGTGGAACAGCATGCTGACCTTCACGTCCGGCAGCGGCCAGAATATGTACCTTCAAAAGGATTCCGGCGATACCTCCACCGCGGGCCAATGGGCAGCGTATTGCGGCGGAAACGTGGGGAACTGGGCCAACCTGACGGTTTCCAAGGATTCCTTTTCTAATATCATCATCACCTTCCAGAACGGGGAATTGAATATTTATCTGGACGGGCAGCGGAGAATCACCGCTTCCGGAGTCAACTTTTCCGGAGACGTCCAGTCCCTGAAGCTGGGCTCCTCCGCGGATACCACCATGGACGATCTCCAGTTGTACTCCGGCGTTCTGAACGATGCGGAAATTGCGGCCCTGGCCGCCAATCCGGCCCTTCCCGTTCCGGAACCCGCCACCGCCACGCTGAGCCTGCTGGGACTGGCTTCACTGTGCATGCTGCGCCGGAGGAGCTAA
- a CDS encoding autotransporter outer membrane beta-barrel domain-containing protein produces the protein MTIPLPLRRSLLASLLIPVSLSFSASAADFIVDAAQTSDPAHNIYTTLDDLARSGSLAAGDTVVLNNDDASLTTGLTVPVNFRSDDPDTPRTVDLSGLGKNPMYDLAEGEYALDMDSVIWSNSPIWVMKIQGDNSTLTFGNNAVFSFNVIDIMNTSTNGLGSVVYMRGDHSVLTFGDNASFSGNMSYALNTPGRGGAISMSGNDSMMAFGDHASFSDNRIQIIDPAPFSGAGGAISMSGSRSILTFGNHASFSRNIIFFSNTNITTSSYGGAISMIRSDSILTFGDHASFSNNGISFNFSYTNTPSSNYGGAISMHGSDSILTFGGHASFFNNGIGLNSSYTNTTTSSFGGAISMSGSDSILTFGNHASFSGNYAYGSSDGAGGAIYMQGNNISLTIRNGASFTNNYAFVNGGAIFLDGNNTDKFSRFLAFTHDVFFSGNMTGGTFTQHDDGSFSVENGIANAIHVYGTSHLQLAAAQGREVRFNDPITSSTYGIIKENVTLSLNQYTDDDGISHATDGTVIFSGELYQGDDAHLVASRYSDFKGQTTLYGGTLILEHNVVFGNSQLRDDTSMTLEHGTLEITGSSVINAASFTIANGDAVLRPGTSAFINAKDVDLSRGFVFDMQKQAQEAASLANTNGLSISASGSFTLGGSIGIMDTGISADYFYADNSWEQQRTFIILTDANQTHTDDFSGAHSLATGSDRVDSPYAYTGSWSHQWVDADGDGFPEQLQLVWTPDEEAAIRDILPELAGTLAMNSMWSSSANALGMSRAALGHLDAMRFIAGPENNYWVKGMGDFLNHASEGARDGFDYHGGGYSVGADRKITSHTILGLGFGDLYGKMNGRHFAGDIDQQTRTGMLYGGWHKVLNRKNTLLVTGTAGYGWTDNKMNSFHTGGRSHGKWTNETLFGTLTGKWSRRVDETVAMDFMLGLEYTDVTQEAFTETGWDARRFEKGRLKNLSVPVGVGLTHRSELKGREWINSAMVSYVPDVYRENPGAQAERLLNGYRWEAQGTSPDRNAVRVNVNSALQLNARWRTYAGYEFEGRSKATAHRFNAGVSYAY, from the coding sequence ATGACCATACCTTTGCCGCTGCGCCGCAGCCTGCTGGCCTCCCTGCTGATTCCCGTTTCCTTGTCCTTCTCTGCCTCTGCTGCGGATTTCATAGTAGACGCCGCCCAGACTTCCGACCCAGCCCATAACATCTATACCACTCTGGATGATCTGGCCCGCTCCGGCTCCCTGGCTGCCGGGGATACGGTGGTTCTGAATAATGACGACGCTTCCTTGACGACCGGCTTGACCGTTCCGGTCAACTTCCGTTCGGATGATCCGGACACGCCGCGCACGGTGGACTTATCCGGACTGGGGAAAAACCCCATGTACGATCTTGCAGAGGGAGAGTATGCGCTGGATATGGATTCCGTTATCTGGTCCAACTCCCCAATCTGGGTCATGAAGATTCAAGGAGATAATTCAACGCTGACCTTTGGAAACAATGCGGTTTTTTCTTTTAATGTTATCGACATCATGAACACCTCCACCAATGGTCTGGGCTCAGTGGTTTATATGAGAGGAGACCATTCAGTACTGACTTTTGGAGACAATGCTTCCTTTTCCGGCAATATGTCCTACGCCTTGAATACCCCCGGCCGTGGCGGAGCGATTTCTATGAGTGGAAACGATTCAATGATGGCTTTCGGAGACCATGCTTCCTTTTCCGACAATAGAATCCAAATCATCGACCCCGCACCCTTCTCCGGCGCTGGCGGAGCGATTTCTATGAGTGGAAGCCGTTCAATACTGACTTTCGGAAACCATGCTTCCTTTTCCAGAAATATTATCTTCTTCTCTAATACCAACATCACCACCTCCAGCTATGGCGGAGCGATTTCTATGATTAGAAGCGATTCAATACTGACTTTTGGAGACCATGCTTCCTTTTCCAACAATGGTATCAGCTTCAATTTTAGCTACACCAACACCCCTTCCTCCAACTATGGCGGAGCGATTTCTATGCATGGAAGCGATTCAATACTGACTTTCGGAGGCCATGCTTCCTTTTTCAACAATGGTATCGGCCTCAATTCTAGCTACACCAACACCACCACCTCCAGCTTTGGCGGAGCGATTTCTATGAGTGGAAGCGATTCAATACTGACTTTCGGAAACCATGCTTCCTTTTCCGGCAATTACGCCTACGGCTCCTCCGATGGCGCCGGCGGAGCGATTTATATGCAAGGAAACAACATATCCCTAACCATCAGGAACGGAGCCTCATTCACCAATAATTATGCTTTCGTTAATGGCGGGGCTATTTTCCTGGATGGGAACAATACCGACAAGTTCAGCCGGTTTCTGGCCTTCACTCATGACGTTTTCTTCAGCGGAAACATGACCGGGGGAACGTTCACTCAACACGATGACGGCTCCTTCTCCGTGGAAAACGGCATTGCCAACGCCATTCATGTATATGGAACCAGCCATCTCCAGCTGGCCGCCGCCCAAGGAAGGGAGGTTCGCTTCAATGACCCCATCACCAGTTCAACCTACGGCATCATCAAGGAAAATGTCACCCTCTCCCTCAACCAATACACGGACGACGACGGCATCTCCCACGCTACGGACGGCACCGTCATCTTCAGCGGGGAACTCTACCAGGGGGACGACGCCCACCTTGTGGCCAGCCGCTACAGCGATTTCAAGGGCCAAACCACCCTCTACGGCGGCACCCTCATCCTGGAACACAATGTCGTCTTCGGCAACTCCCAGCTCAGGGACGATACTTCCATGACCCTGGAACACGGAACCCTGGAAATCACCGGGAGCAGCGTCATCAACGCCGCCTCCTTCACCATCGCCAACGGGGACGCCGTCCTTCGTCCCGGGACCAGCGCCTTCATCAATGCCAAGGACGTGGATCTCTCCCGCGGCTTTGTTTTTGACATGCAAAAGCAGGCGCAGGAAGCCGCCTCCCTGGCAAACACCAACGGACTCTCCATCTCCGCCTCCGGTTCCTTCACCCTGGGCGGCTCTATAGGGATTATGGACACGGGAATATCCGCCGATTATTTCTATGCGGACAATTCCTGGGAGCAACAGCGCACCTTCATCATCCTGACGGACGCCAACCAGACCCACACGGATGACTTCTCCGGCGCCCATTCACTGGCTACCGGGTCCGACCGGGTGGACAGCCCCTATGCCTACACGGGCTCCTGGAGCCACCAGTGGGTGGATGCCGACGGCGACGGCTTCCCGGAACAACTCCAACTGGTCTGGACGCCTGATGAAGAAGCCGCCATCCGGGACATCCTTCCGGAACTGGCAGGGACCCTGGCCATGAACTCCATGTGGTCCAGCTCCGCCAACGCGCTTGGGATGTCCCGGGCCGCCCTGGGCCATCTGGACGCCATGCGCTTTATCGCCGGACCGGAAAACAACTACTGGGTCAAGGGCATGGGGGATTTCCTCAACCACGCCTCCGAGGGAGCCCGTGACGGCTTTGACTACCACGGCGGCGGCTATTCCGTGGGTGCGGACAGGAAAATCACTTCCCACACCATCCTTGGCCTGGGCTTCGGTGACCTGTACGGCAAGATGAACGGGCGCCACTTTGCGGGGGATATTGACCAGCAGACGCGCACCGGCATGCTCTACGGGGGCTGGCACAAGGTTCTCAACCGGAAGAATACGTTGCTGGTGACGGGAACGGCAGGCTATGGGTGGACGGACAACAAGATGAATTCCTTCCACACGGGCGGACGGTCCCACGGCAAGTGGACCAACGAAACCCTGTTTGGAACGCTGACCGGGAAGTGGAGCCGCCGGGTAGACGAGACCGTGGCGATGGACTTCATGCTGGGGCTGGAGTATACGGACGTGACGCAGGAGGCGTTTACGGAAACGGGCTGGGACGCGAGGCGCTTTGAAAAGGGGCGCCTGAAGAACCTGAGCGTGCCTGTAGGGGTGGGCCTGACGCACCGCAGTGAGCTGAAAGGGAGGGAATGGATCAACAGCGCGATGGTGAGCTATGTGCCTGACGTGTACCGTGAGAACCCGGGAGCGCAGGCGGAGCGGCTGCTCAACGGGTACCGCTGGGAAGCGCAGGGAACGTCTCCGGACCGGAATGCGGTGAGGGTGAACGTGAACAGCGCATTACAGTTGAACGCGCGCTGGAGGACGTATGCGGGGTACGAGTTTGAGGGAAGGAGCAAGGCCACGGCCCACCGGTTTAATGCCGGTGTCAGTTATGCCTATTGA
- a CDS encoding autotransporter domain-containing protein, with protein MRLVLPVLLRRILLASLLVPVSLSFSASAADFIVDAAQTSDPAHNIYTTLDDLARSGSLAAGDTVVLNNDDASLTTGLTVPVNFRSDDPDTPRTVDLSGLGKNPMYNLAEGEYTLDMDFVIWANGAGKVIQAQGGDISLELTGHVQFLNNSVLLDSANIGGGAIYMSGKHSRLTFGDHASFSGNHAHGSSYGDGYILNNGGAIHLSGSNSAIMTFGDHASFSGNYTLTNISGNIFNFYNSYGGAIYLSGINSAIMEFGDYASFSGNYVNVSNISNNDVNLYTCYGGAIFMNGSDSILSFGDYASFSGNYVSYSNVSMISSSGGAIHLSGFNSAIMAFGDHASFSGNYAYGSSNGGAIYMSGGNSTILAFGDYASFSGNYAHSSSDDDNRIGTGGAIYIYSTSLTIRNGATFTNNYASSHGGAIFLDGDNTDKLSRFLAFTHDVLFSGNMTGGTFTQHNDGSFSVENGVANAIHVYGTSHLQLAAAQGREVRFNDPITSSVNFSDKENISLSLNQYTDDEGNSHATDGTVIFSGELYQGEDAHLVASRYNDFKGQTTLYGGTLILEHNVVFGNADLRDDTSMTLEHGTLEIIGGSVINASSFTVANGDVVLRPGTSAFINAKDVDLSHGFVFDMQKQAQEAASLANTNGLSISASGSFTLGGSIGIMDTGVSADYFYADNSWAQQRAFIVLTDSNQTHTDDFSGAHSLATGSNRVDSPYTYTGAWSHQWVDADGDGFPEQLQLVWTPSEEGGIGDILPELAGTLAMNSMWSSAANALGMSRAALGHLDALRFIAGPENNYWVKGMGDFLNHASEGTRDGFDYNGGGYSVGADRKITSHTVLGLGFGDLYGKMRGRHFAGDIDQQTRTGMLYGGWHKVLNRKNTLLVTGTAGYGWTDNKMNSFHTGGRSHGKWTNETLFGTLTGKWSRRVNETVAMDFMLGLEYTDVTQEAFTETGWDARRFEKGHMKNLSVPVGVGLTHRSELKGREWINSAMVSYVPDVYRKNPNAQAERLLNGYRWEAQGTSPDRNAVRVNVNSALQLNARWRTYAGYEFEGRSKATAHRFNAGVSYAY; from the coding sequence ATGCGCCTAGTCCTCCCCGTATTGTTACGCCGTATTCTGCTGGCCTCCCTGTTGGTTCCCGTGTCCTTGTCCTTCTCCGCCTCCGCTGCGGATTTCATAGTAGACGCCGCCCAGACTTCCGACCCGGCCCATAACATCTATACCACTCTGGATGATCTGGCCCGCTCCGGCTCCCTGGCTGCCGGGGATACGGTGGTTCTGAATAATGACGACGCTTCCTTGACGACCGGCTTGACCGTTCCGGTCAACTTCCGTTCGGATGATCCGGACACGCCGCGCACGGTGGACTTATCCGGACTGGGGAAAAACCCCATGTACAATCTTGCAGAGGGAGAGTACACGCTGGATATGGATTTCGTCATCTGGGCCAATGGCGCCGGAAAGGTGATTCAGGCGCAAGGCGGCGATATATCCCTGGAACTCACCGGTCATGTCCAATTCCTCAATAATAGCGTTTTACTTGATTCTGCCAACATCGGCGGCGGAGCTATTTATATGAGTGGAAAACATTCAAGACTGACTTTTGGGGACCATGCTTCCTTTTCCGGCAATCATGCCCACGGCTCCAGCTATGGCGACGGTTACATCCTCAACAATGGCGGAGCGATTCATTTGAGTGGAAGCAATTCAGCAATAATGACTTTTGGGGACCATGCTTCCTTTTCCGGTAATTATACCTTAACCAACATCTCCGGCAACATCTTCAATTTCTACAACAGCTATGGCGGAGCGATTTATTTGAGTGGAATCAATTCAGCAATAATGGAATTTGGAGACTATGCTTCCTTTTCCGGCAATTATGTCAACGTCAGCAACATCTCCAACAACGACGTCAATCTCTACACCTGCTATGGCGGAGCTATTTTTATGAATGGATCCGATTCAATACTGTCTTTTGGAGACTATGCTTCCTTTTCCGGCAATTATGTCAGCTACAGCAATGTCTCCATGATCTCCAGCAGTGGCGGAGCGATTCATTTGAGTGGATTCAATTCAGCAATAATGGCTTTTGGAGACCATGCTTCTTTTTCCGGCAATTATGCCTATGGATCCAGCAATGGCGGAGCGATCTATATGAGTGGAGGCAATTCAACAATACTGGCCTTTGGAGACTATGCTTCCTTTTCCGGCAATTATGCCCACAGCTCCTCCGATGATGACAATAGAATTGGCACCGGCGGGGCGATTTATATATATAGCACATCCCTAACTATCAGGAACGGAGCCACGTTCACCAATAATTATGCTTCCTCTCACGGCGGAGCTATTTTCCTGGATGGGGACAATACCGACAAGCTCAGCCGGTTTCTGGCCTTCACTCATGACGTCCTCTTCAGCGGAAACATGACTGGGGGAACGTTCACTCAACACAATGACGGCTCCTTCTCCGTGGAAAACGGCGTTGCCAACGCCATTCATGTATACGGAACCAGCCATCTTCAACTGGCAGCCGCCCAAGGAAGGGAGGTTCGCTTCAATGACCCCATCACCAGTTCAGTCAATTTCAGCGACAAGGAAAACATCTCCCTTTCCCTCAACCAATACACGGACGATGAAGGAAACTCCCACGCTACGGACGGCACCGTCATCTTCAGCGGGGAACTCTACCAGGGGGAGGACGCCCACCTCGTGGCCAGCCGCTACAATGACTTCAAGGGACAAACCACCCTCTACGGCGGCACCCTCATTCTGGAACACAATGTCGTCTTCGGCAATGCCGACCTGCGGGACGATACGTCCATGACCCTGGAACACGGCACTCTGGAAATCATAGGGGGCAGCGTCATCAACGCCTCCTCCTTCACCGTCGCCAACGGGGATGTCGTCCTTCGTCCCGGGACCAGCGCCTTCATCAATGCCAAGGACGTGGATCTTTCCCACGGCTTCGTCTTTGACATGCAGAAGCAGGCGCAAGAAGCCGCCTCCCTGGCAAACACCAACGGGCTTTCCATCTCCGCCTCCGGTTCCTTCACCCTGGGCGGCTCTATAGGGATTATGGACACGGGCGTCTCTGCGGACTATTTCTATGCGGATAATTCCTGGGCACAGCAGCGCGCCTTCATCGTCCTGACGGACTCCAACCAGACCCACACGGACGACTTCTCCGGAGCTCATTCCCTGGCTACCGGCTCCAACCGGGTGGATTCTCCCTATACTTATACAGGAGCATGGAGCCACCAGTGGGTGGATGCGGACGGCGACGGCTTCCCGGAACAACTCCAACTGGTCTGGACGCCCAGTGAAGAGGGTGGCATCGGGGACATCCTTCCGGAACTGGCAGGGACCCTGGCCATGAACTCCATGTGGTCCAGCGCCGCCAACGCGCTTGGGATGTCCCGGGCCGCCCTGGGCCATCTGGATGCCCTGCGCTTCATTGCCGGACCGGAAAACAACTACTGGGTCAAGGGCATGGGGGATTTCCTCAACCACGCTTCCGAGGGAACCCGTGACGGCTTTGACTACAACGGGGGAGGTTACTCCGTGGGAGCGGACAGGAAAATCACTTCCCACACCGTCCTTGGCCTGGGCTTCGGTGACCTGTATGGCAAGATGCGCGGGCGCCACTTTGCAGGAGACATTGACCAGCAGACGCGCACCGGCATGCTCTACGGGGGCTGGCACAAGGTTCTCAACCGGAAGAATACGTTGCTGGTGACGGGAACGGCAGGCTATGGCTGGACGGACAACAAGATGAATTCCTTCCACACGGGCGGCCGGTCCCATGGCAAGTGGACCAACGAAACCCTGTTTGGAACGCTGACCGGGAAGTGGAGCCGCCGGGTCAACGAGACCGTGGCGATGGACTTCATGCTGGGGCTGGAGTATACGGACGTGACGCAGGAGGCGTTTACGGAAACGGGCTGGGACGCGAGGCGCTTTGAAAAGGGGCATATGAAGAACCTGAGCGTGCCTGTAGGGGTGGGCCTGACGCACCGCAGTGAGCTGAAAGGGAGGGAATGGATTAACAGCGCGATGGTGAGCTACGTGCCGGACGTGTACCGTAAAAACCCAAATGCGCAGGCGGAGCGGCTGCTCAACGGGTACCGGTGGGAAGCGCAGGGGACGTCTCCGGACCGGAATGCGGTGAGGGTGAACGTGAACAGCGCATTACAGCTGAATGCGCGCTGGAGGACGTATGCGGGGTACGAGTTTGAGGGAAGGAGCAAGGCCACGGCGCACCGGTTTAATGCCGGTGTCAGTTACGCTTATTGA
- a CDS encoding NAD(P)-dependent oxidoreductase has protein sequence MYQVSILGLGLIGSRIARHMTSLGDKVTVWNRTPREDFPEAVATPADAARASKIIQLYLKDRNACLEVFEQMRGALTPEHIILNHSTIDLATVGKLSLMCSAIGCTYVDCPFTGSRLPAEKGELVYYAGTDSSTLDRIRPILEHSSRDILHLGGIGAGTVVKLVTNMVSATMVQSLSEALSITQAYGISPELLGQAISRNVIASPLAAFKLPLMAERDFSTHFSLDNMRKDSIYAQELAAEKGIHPPAAALVSSIMGKLCREGHAEKDFGCLAEQFD, from the coding sequence ATGTACCAAGTTTCCATTTTAGGCCTGGGCCTCATCGGCTCGCGAATTGCACGCCACATGACCAGCCTGGGCGACAAGGTTACCGTATGGAACCGCACGCCCCGGGAGGACTTTCCGGAGGCGGTTGCCACGCCGGCGGATGCCGCCCGCGCCTCCAAAATCATCCAGCTCTATCTCAAGGACAGGAACGCCTGCCTGGAAGTGTTTGAACAAATGAGGGGTGCGCTGACCCCGGAACACATCATCCTGAACCATTCCACCATTGACCTGGCCACCGTAGGGAAACTCTCCCTGATGTGCTCCGCCATCGGCTGCACGTATGTGGACTGCCCGTTCACCGGCTCCCGCCTGCCTGCGGAAAAAGGGGAGCTGGTCTATTACGCGGGAACGGATTCCTCCACCCTGGACCGCATACGGCCCATTCTGGAACACAGCTCACGGGACATCCTGCACCTGGGCGGCATCGGGGCCGGCACCGTCGTCAAGCTGGTCACCAACATGGTCTCCGCCACCATGGTGCAGAGCCTGAGCGAGGCCCTGTCCATCACCCAGGCATACGGCATTTCCCCGGAACTGCTGGGCCAGGCCATCTCCCGGAACGTGATCGCCTCCCCGCTGGCGGCCTTCAAGCTCCCCCTGATGGCAGAGCGTGACTTCAGCACTCATTTCTCCCTGGACAACATGAGGAAAGACAGCATCTACGCCCAGGAACTGGCCGCGGAAAAGGGAATCCACCCGCCCGCCGCCGCCCTGGTCTCCTCCATCATGGGGAAGCTGTGCCGTGAAGGGCATGCGGAAAAAGACTTCGGCTGCCTGGCGGAACAATTTGACTAA